The Saccharothrix variisporea genome has a segment encoding these proteins:
- a CDS encoding rhomboid-like protein, which produces MRERFRRHPVTAGYLLAVAGLALLMRFVFADGMTAQIRASLSTNPANLADHPVNALVGSAFVLDTADPFVFTLLVLAALAACLGAFEREVGPWRAVAVVLAGHVGACLVVLVVISRGAYPFDLTHVTDVGVSYVAFAAAGAVTVLLPAVLRGPWMALVVAYPLVTADWYGLVPEFAAVGHVAAAFIGSGCGAFAVHRVYASVGR; this is translated from the coding sequence GTGCGTGAACGCTTCCGGCGCCACCCCGTCACGGCGGGCTACCTGCTCGCCGTGGCGGGGCTCGCCCTGCTCATGCGGTTCGTGTTCGCGGACGGGATGACCGCGCAGATCCGCGCATCGCTGAGCACCAACCCGGCCAACCTCGCCGACCACCCGGTGAACGCCCTGGTGGGCAGCGCGTTCGTGCTCGACACCGCAGACCCGTTCGTGTTCACGCTGCTGGTCCTGGCGGCGCTCGCCGCGTGCCTGGGCGCGTTCGAGCGCGAAGTGGGGCCGTGGCGGGCGGTCGCGGTCGTGCTGGCCGGGCACGTCGGCGCGTGCCTCGTCGTCCTGGTGGTGATCTCCCGGGGCGCCTACCCCTTCGACCTGACCCACGTGACCGACGTCGGGGTCAGCTACGTCGCCTTCGCCGCCGCCGGCGCGGTGACCGTGCTCCTGCCCGCGGTGCTGCGCGGCCCGTGGATGGCCCTCGTCGTGGCCTACCCCTTGGTGACCGCCGACTGGTACGGCCTGGTGCCCGAGTTCGCCGCGGTCGGACACGTAGCCGCCGCGTTCATCGGATCGGGTTGCGGGGCCTTCGCCGTTCACCGGGTCTACGCGTCGGTCGGGCGGTAA